A genomic window from Nicotiana sylvestris chromosome 11, ASM39365v2, whole genome shotgun sequence includes:
- the LOC104212997 gene encoding tyrosine--tRNA ligase, chloroplastic/mitochondrial, whose amino-acid sequence MAAAGAINSGLRTFLFKTTTQSPFAPSFFTKLSLPTCLFLPNNHKFSHRPFCYSSTQLTSQEDNPRPEKWQNPNSNTRPNVLQILEERGLLESVTSDSLRSVCSDSNLGPLKVYCGFDPTAESLHLGNLLGIIVLSWFLRCGHNAVALIGGATGRIGDPSGKSLERPELDLVTLEKNISGIRGIIKKILVCPPDVCENAGEVKILNNYDWWKDVKFLDFLRNVGRYARVGTMMSKESVKKRLENVEQGMSYAEFTYQLLQGYDFVHLYEKEGVSVQIGGNDQWGNITAGTDLIRRLIGKSSENGTVVGSVPVVFGLTFPLLLKSDGTKFGKSEDGAIWLAPSLLSPYKFYQYFFTVPDDDVVRFLKILTFLNIEEIEEVERDMGKPGYVPNTAQRRLAEEVTRFVHGQEGLEEALKATEALKPGNADTKLDWKTIEGIAADVPSCSMNYDQVLNIPILDLYVSSGLLESKSAARRMLKQGGLYLNNAKVDGESKKIEADDIVDDKVILLSAGKKNKMVVRIS is encoded by the coding sequence ATGGCTGCCGCGGGCGCCATTAACTCTGGCCTCCGAACTTTTCTTTTCAAGACTACTACTCAAAGTCCTTTCGCTCCCTCTTTCTTTACAAAACTCTCACTACCCACTTGCCTTTTTCTCCCCAATAACCACAAATTTTCCCATCGCCCCTTTTGCTATTCGTCTACCCAATTGACATCCCAAGAAGACAATCCACGACCCGAAAAATGGCAAAATCCGAATAGTAATACCCGACCCAATGTTCTACAAATTCTTGAAGAAAGAGGGTTACTGGAATCAGTGACCAGCGACTCTCTTCGCTCCGTTTGCTCCGACTCGAACTTGGGTCCGTTGAAAGTGTATTGCGGGTTTGACCCGACTGCCGAAAGCTTACACCTTGGGAACCTTTTGGGCATAATTGTTCTCTCTTGGTTTTTGCGTTGTGGGCATAATGCTGTTGCGCTTATTGGTGGCGCTACGGGTCGGATCGGTGACCCATCCGGGAAGAGTTTGGAGCGACCCGAGCTTGATTTAGTGACACTTGAGAAGAATATATCTGGAATTCGCGGGATTATTAAGAAGATTTTGGTTTGTCCACCAGACGTTTGTGAAAATGCCGGAGAGGTGAAAATTTTGAATAATTATGATTGGTGGAAGGATGTGAAGTTTTTGGATTTTCTGAGGAATGTGGGGAGGTATGCAAGAGTTGGGACTATGATGTCAAAGGAAAGTGTGAAGAAAAGGTTGGAGAATGTAGAGCAAGGGATGAGTTACGCTGAGTTTACATATCAGCTTTTACAAGGTTATGATTTTGTGCATTTGTATGAAAAAGAAGGCGTCAGTGTGCAAATTGGTGGTAATGATCAATGGGGTAATATTACTGCTGGTACTGATCTTATCCGTAGGCTTATCGGAAAATCTTCCGAAAATGGAACTGTTGTTGGCAGTGTTCCTGTTGTTTTTGGGCTTACTTTTCCTTTGCTTCTCAAGAGTGATGGTACAAAGTTTGGAAAATCAGAAGATGGTGCAATTTGGCTAGCCCCTTCACTTTTGTCGCCGTATAAGTTCTATCAATATTTCTTTACAGTCCCTGATGATGATGTAGTGAGGTTTCTCAAGATTCTTACTTTTCTGAACATTGAAGAGATTGAAGAGGTGGAGAGGGATATGGGAAAACCGGGATATGTTCCTAACACAGCTCAACGTAGGCTGGCTGAAGAGGTTACACGGTTTGTTCATGGACAAGAGGGATTGGAAGAGGCTCTTAAGGCTACAGAGGCATTGAAGCCTGGAAATGCTGATACCAAATTGGATTGGAAAACGATTGAGGGTATTGCAGCTGATGTTCCGTCTTGCTCCATGAATTATGATCAGGTGTTGAACATACCGATTTTGGATCTTTATGTTTCCAGTGGTTTGCTTGAGAGCAAATCAGCTGCTCGACGAATGCTTAAGCAAGGAGGGCTTTACTTGAACAATGCCAAAGTTGATGGTGAGAGTAAGAAGATTGAGGCGGATGACATTGTCGATGACAAAGTTATCCTTTTATCTGCTGGGAAAAAGAATAAGATGGTCGTAAGAATATCATGA